A single genomic interval of Camelina sativa cultivar DH55 chromosome 11, Cs, whole genome shotgun sequence harbors:
- the LOC104725756 gene encoding sec-independent protein translocase protein TATB, chloroplastic-like, giving the protein MAMAFQIIASSSSYLSPTITKSHLFSYHPLQSCYKASWKPNHLSSWCSLLGSSSFSPYIGLKHLGISLSTTKSSNPEKKRRCNKSMVIRASLFGVGAPEALVIGVVALLVFGPKGLAEVARNLGKTLRTFQPTIRELQDVSRDFKSTLEREIGLDDISSPNVYNQNRTNTVQPPPPPPPSAPQIEDPVTASDSNDVQSPKAYTTEDYLKITKEQLKAKSTAESQTEDQTQTQEPPQQPGNVQTPTGESQPNGTARETTAASPPRQD; this is encoded by the exons ATGGCCATGGCCTTTCAGATaatagcttcttcttcgtcttatTTATCACCAACGATTACAAAATCTCACCTTTTCTCTTATCATCCTCTGCAATCTTGTTATAAAGCTTCTTGGAAACCTAATCATCTCTCTTCATGGTGTTCTCTACTGGGTTCTTCTAGTTTCTCACCTTACATTGGTTTAAAGCATCTGGGCATCTCACTCTCGACTACTAAATCTTCGAACCCAG agaagaagagaagatgtaATAAGAGTATGGTGATTCGTGCGTCCCTGTTTGGTGTTGGAGCACCTGAGGCTTTGGTTATTGGTGTTGTCGCTTTGTTAGTCTTTGGTCCTAAAGGCCTTGCTGAG GTAGCTCGGAATCTTGGAAAAACCCTGCGTACATTTCAGCCAACGATTAGAGAGCTacag GACGTTTCAAGAGATTTCAAAAGTACCCTTGAGCGTGAAATTGGTCTCGATGACATTTCATCGCCAAACGTGTACAACCAAAACAGAACGAATACTGttcaacctcctcctcctcctccaccatcaGCTCCCCAAATTGAAGATCCTGTGACTGCAAGTGACTCCA ATGATGTTCAATCACCAAAAGCTTACACAACCGAGGACTACCTCAAGATCACTAAAGAGCAACTAAAAGCTAAGTCAACCGCTGAAAGCCAAACAGAggatcaaactcaaactcaagaACCGCCACAACAACCCGGAAATGTACAAACACCAACTGGTGAAAGCCAGCCCAATG GTACAGCGAGAGAAACAACAGCTGCATCTCCTCCAAGGCAAGATTGA
- the LOC104728821 gene encoding protein DETOXIFICATION 16-like, whose translation MGTASALDTLCGQSFGAKKYGMLGIQMQRAMFVLTLASIPLSIIWANTEHFLVFFGQNKAIATLAGSYAKFMIPSIFAYGLLQCFNRFLQAQNNVFPVVFCSGVTTSLHVLLCWVLVFKTGLGFQGAALANSISYWLNVILLFCYVKFSPSCSLTWTGFSKEALRDIIPFLRLAVPSALMVCLEMWSFELLVLLSGLLPNPVLETSVLSICLNTSGTMWMIPFGLSGAASTRISNELGAGNPRVAKLAVRVVIWIAIAESIVIGSILILVRNIWGLAYSSETEVVTYVASMMPILALGNFLDSLQCVLSGVARGCGWQKIGAFINLGSYYLVGVPSGLLLAFHFHVGGRGLWLGIICALVVQVFGLALVTIFTNWDEEAKKATQRVESSSSVKDFAVHDRSTVVF comes from the exons AGCTTCTATTCCTCTCTCCATCATCTGGGCAAACACAGAGCACTTTCTTGTCTTCTTTGGACAAAACAAAGCCATCGCTACACTTGCTGGCTCGTACGCGAAATTCATGATCCCGAGCATCTTCGCCTACGGTCTCCTTCAATGCTTTAACAGGTTCTTGCAGGCACAAAACAATGTGTTTCCTGTGGTTTTCTGCTCTGGAGTCACCACTTCTCTTCATGTCCTTCTTTGTTGGGTCTTGGTTTTTAAAACTGGTTTAGGGTTTCAAGGAGCTGCTCTAGCTAACTCCATTTCGTATTGGCTTAATGTCATTCTCTTGTTCTGTTACGTCAAGTTCTCGCCTTCTTGCTCACTGACTTGGACCGGTTTCTCTAAGGAGGCTCTACGCGATATTATCCCTTTTCTGAGACTAGCTGTTCCTTCTGCACTTATGGTCTG TTTAGAGATGTGGTCCTTTGAACTTTTAGTTCTCTTATCAGGACTTCTTCCCAACCCAGTTCTAGAAACTTCAGTTCTCTCAATCTG CCTTAATACATCAGGAACAATGTGGATGATCCCATTTGGTCTCAGTGGTGCTGCAAG CACGAGGATCTCGAATGAGTTAGGAGCCGGTAATCCGAGAGTGGCTAAACTTGCGGTGCGTGTGGTCATATGGATTGCAATCGCAGAAAGTATAGTGATCGGATCAATTTTGATACTCGTAAGGAATATCTGGGGGTTGGCTTATAGTAGTGAAACAGAAGTAGTCACCTACGTAGCCTCGATGATGCCCATTCTCGCATTAGGCAACTTTCTAGACAGTCTTCAATGCGTTCTCTCAG GGGTTGCTAGAGGATGTGGATGGCAGAAGATAGGAGCATTCATTAATCTTGGATCATATTATCTTGTTGGAGTTCCTTCAGGCTTGTTACTTGCTTTTCACTTCCATGTTGGTGGTCGG GGGCTTTGGCTTGGAATCATATGTGCCCTCGTTGTTCAAGTTTTTGGTCTTGCCCTCGTCACCATTTTTACCAATTGGGATGAAGAG GCCAAGAAAGCTACACAGAGAGTTGAGTCTTCTTCAAGTGTGAAAGATTTTGCAGTCCATGACAGATCAACTGTTGTATTTTGA